A window of the Gemmatirosa kalamazoonensis genome harbors these coding sequences:
- a CDS encoding SusC/RagA family TonB-linked outer membrane protein has product MIYPFYRSARATAGLLTALGLAWAPAALATTALAPAAGAQQPRGTARVTGTVRGDNGQPLVGAQVALTGTGYGAVAGDDGRYSISGVPAGTYTLRAARIGYTPVTQQVTVGDGQTLTVDVTLTASATTLTAVSVVGYTNEQRRDISGAVSTVTSSDIQDQKVATVEEALRGRAPGVQIAASGQPGRPASIVVRGQNGFGNPSPLYVVDGMYVGQQNPNINPDDIASINILKDASAAAQYGAQASNGVIVITTKRGANGPSRFALNTYYGFQQIPKRIPLMNAAEFQNVFKAAYAAAGQTPPAGVSGGASINTDWQDALFQRGAIQNYNLTASGGTTSASYLLSGSVLDQKGTVINTDFRRYSVRVNSDATRGRITVGEALAISQSNQRAYPNGIFGGQALPLIDVVSLLPTIPIRDPNNPGGWGYGSDANPNYGVNPVAVLTNNSNRTRSNQVIGTAFGEVKIVGNLRYRLNLGLDYNDLLHRVWTSSAQVRYLTPVLTGASLFQEQPNTQQLLYENLLNYDGTFGGGNHRLSAVAGQTSQNNSYQQLSAFRQGFSNEQLQQLNAGSTTGFTNGGFYTPFRTNSVLGRATYSFKDRYLLTGSVRRDCSSRFSPGNRCGQFGAGSIGWVVSEEGFWKGVPMLGSADFFKLRASTGVLGDQNIGDLAYFSPVSQNINYVSNGPSGATVISGGATQTVLANTDLKWQRNRSTDVGFDLGLFDNRLSLTADYYVNIADQLLVQLPLPGSLASDRNPFVNAGKVRNAGFELGLTHRLDRGDFDLNTTLNLTTTANRVVSLGNGGQPISSGFGDVGVARTAVGHPIGAFYLKETCGIFQTAADVTAHKAQPRAQPGDLCFVDQNADGTINDQDRVFFDNPIPKVTGGLFFDSHWKSIDLGLNFRGSFGNKIFNAIKFATERTTGLSNLRAGYNPWTTSNTNTSTPRAVFGDAVNGDPASDRWLESGNFVRIQNVVLGYSIPQRLLSSMRISGTERPRVYVNLQNLYTFTKYSGYDPEVLGFGDPLARGVDDGLIYPNPRTITLGLDVRF; this is encoded by the coding sequence GTGATCTACCCCTTCTACCGCTCGGCGCGGGCGACCGCAGGGCTGCTGACCGCCCTCGGGCTCGCGTGGGCGCCGGCTGCGCTGGCCACCACCGCGCTCGCCCCCGCGGCGGGTGCGCAGCAGCCGCGCGGTACGGCACGCGTCACCGGCACCGTGCGCGGCGACAACGGCCAGCCGCTCGTCGGCGCACAGGTCGCGCTCACCGGCACCGGCTACGGCGCGGTGGCCGGCGACGACGGCCGCTACTCCATCAGCGGCGTCCCCGCCGGCACGTACACGCTGCGCGCCGCGCGCATCGGCTACACGCCCGTCACCCAGCAGGTCACCGTCGGCGACGGCCAGACGCTCACCGTCGACGTCACGCTCACCGCGTCGGCCACCACGCTCACCGCGGTGTCGGTCGTCGGCTACACGAACGAGCAGCGCCGCGACATCTCCGGCGCCGTCTCCACCGTCACCTCCTCCGACATCCAGGACCAGAAGGTGGCCACGGTGGAGGAGGCGCTGCGCGGCCGCGCGCCCGGCGTGCAGATCGCCGCGAGCGGCCAGCCCGGTCGCCCCGCGTCGATCGTCGTGCGCGGGCAGAACGGCTTCGGCAACCCGTCGCCGCTCTACGTCGTCGACGGCATGTACGTCGGGCAGCAGAACCCGAACATCAACCCCGACGACATCGCGTCGATCAACATCCTGAAGGACGCCTCCGCTGCCGCGCAGTACGGCGCGCAGGCGTCGAACGGCGTCATCGTCATCACGACGAAGCGCGGCGCGAACGGGCCGAGCCGCTTCGCGCTGAACACGTACTACGGCTTCCAGCAGATCCCGAAGCGGATCCCGCTCATGAACGCCGCCGAGTTCCAGAACGTGTTCAAGGCTGCGTACGCCGCCGCGGGGCAGACGCCGCCGGCGGGCGTGTCGGGCGGCGCGTCGATCAACACCGACTGGCAGGACGCGCTGTTCCAGCGGGGCGCGATCCAGAACTACAACCTCACCGCGTCCGGCGGCACGACGAGCGCGAGCTACCTGCTGAGCGGCTCGGTGCTCGACCAGAAGGGCACGGTCATCAACACCGACTTCCGCCGCTACAGCGTGCGCGTGAACTCCGACGCGACGCGCGGCCGCATCACCGTCGGTGAGGCGCTCGCCATCTCGCAGTCGAACCAGCGCGCGTACCCGAACGGCATCTTCGGCGGTCAGGCGCTGCCGCTCATCGACGTCGTGAGCCTGCTGCCGACGATCCCGATCCGCGATCCGAACAACCCGGGCGGCTGGGGCTACGGCAGCGACGCGAACCCGAACTACGGCGTGAACCCGGTCGCGGTGCTGACGAACAACTCCAACCGCACGCGCTCCAACCAGGTCATCGGCACCGCGTTCGGCGAGGTGAAGATCGTCGGCAACCTGCGCTACCGCCTCAACCTCGGTCTCGACTACAACGACCTGCTGCACCGCGTGTGGACGAGCTCCGCGCAGGTGCGCTACCTGACGCCCGTGCTCACCGGCGCGTCGCTGTTCCAGGAGCAGCCGAACACGCAGCAGCTCCTGTACGAGAACCTGCTGAACTACGACGGCACGTTCGGCGGCGGCAACCATCGCCTCTCCGCCGTCGCCGGCCAGACGTCGCAGAACAACAGCTACCAGCAGCTCTCCGCGTTCCGGCAGGGCTTCTCGAACGAGCAGCTGCAGCAGCTGAACGCCGGCTCGACGACCGGCTTCACGAACGGCGGCTTCTACACGCCGTTCCGCACGAACTCGGTGCTCGGCCGCGCGACGTACTCGTTCAAGGACCGCTATCTCCTCACCGGGAGCGTGCGCCGCGACTGCTCGTCGCGCTTCAGCCCCGGCAATCGCTGCGGCCAGTTCGGCGCCGGCTCGATCGGGTGGGTGGTGAGCGAGGAGGGCTTCTGGAAGGGTGTCCCGATGCTCGGCAGCGCCGACTTCTTCAAGCTGCGCGCGAGCACCGGCGTGCTCGGCGATCAGAACATCGGCGACCTCGCGTACTTCTCGCCGGTCTCGCAGAACATCAACTACGTGAGCAACGGGCCGAGCGGCGCGACGGTGATCTCCGGCGGCGCGACACAGACGGTGCTCGCGAACACCGACCTGAAGTGGCAGCGCAACCGCTCCACGGACGTCGGCTTCGACCTCGGGCTGTTCGACAACCGTCTGTCGCTCACGGCGGACTACTACGTCAACATCGCCGACCAGCTGCTCGTGCAGCTGCCGCTTCCCGGCTCGCTCGCGTCGGACCGCAACCCGTTCGTGAACGCCGGTAAGGTGCGCAACGCGGGTTTCGAGCTCGGGCTGACGCACCGCCTCGACCGCGGCGACTTCGACCTGAACACGACGCTGAACCTGACGACGACGGCGAACCGCGTCGTGTCGCTCGGCAACGGCGGCCAGCCGATCTCGTCGGGCTTCGGCGACGTGGGCGTCGCGCGCACGGCGGTCGGTCACCCGATCGGCGCGTTCTACCTGAAGGAGACGTGCGGCATCTTCCAGACGGCTGCGGACGTCACGGCGCACAAGGCGCAGCCGCGCGCGCAGCCGGGCGACCTGTGCTTCGTCGATCAGAACGCCGACGGCACGATCAACGACCAGGATCGCGTCTTCTTCGACAACCCGATCCCGAAGGTCACCGGCGGCCTGTTCTTCGACTCGCACTGGAAGTCGATCGACCTCGGCCTGAACTTCCGCGGCTCGTTCGGCAACAAGATCTTCAACGCGATCAAGTTCGCGACGGAGCGCACGACGGGGCTCAGCAACCTGCGCGCGGGCTACAACCCGTGGACGACGAGCAACACGAACACGTCGACCCCGCGCGCGGTGTTCGGCGACGCGGTGAACGGCGACCCGGCGAGCGACCGCTGGCTGGAGAGCGGCAACTTCGTGCGCATCCAGAACGTGGTGCTCGGCTACAGCATCCCGCAGCGGCTGCTCTCGAGCATGCGCATCTCGGGCACCGAGCGGCCGCGCGTGTACGTGAACCTCCAGAACCTCTACACGTTCACGAAGTACTCCGGCTACGATCCCGAGGTGCTCGGCTTCGGCGACCCGCTCGCGCGCGGCGTGGACGATGGCCTGATCTATCCCAACCCGCGCACGATCACGCTCGGCCTCGACGTCCGCTTCTGA
- a CDS encoding LacI family DNA-binding transcriptional regulator, with translation MAAKRPTISDVAASAGVSKATVSAVLNESDTVKDATRDRVLAAIELLNYRPTQLAGRAVARRDRSIAVVIKEYDNPYYADVIAGARAAAIAAGYTLLVVSSEGDYGAEHRAVAMLRGKDVDGIIATPVLDEHADLSHFFELKRRNVPFVLLEAVRGVRASIVDVDNVEGSRRAVEHLFALGHARVVHLAGPAYSAHSEERVAGVHRAFSSSHLAFTDDVIVPAGAHLADGYRAGLALFGDDARPRPTGVTCYNDLVAIGLCRALRELGLRVPEDVSVVGYDDVPLCEYLAVPLTSLHVPKHEMGDRAARMLIRQIESQQQLAPEKVYLDAELVVRGSTAAPAAALPAALPRPRRGTAARA, from the coding sequence ATGGCCGCCAAGCGTCCCACGATCAGCGACGTCGCCGCGTCGGCGGGCGTCTCGAAGGCCACGGTGTCCGCGGTCCTCAACGAGTCGGACACCGTGAAGGACGCCACGCGCGACCGCGTCCTCGCCGCCATCGAGCTGCTGAACTATCGCCCGACGCAGCTCGCCGGCCGCGCCGTCGCCCGACGCGACCGCTCGATCGCCGTCGTCATCAAGGAGTACGACAACCCGTACTACGCCGACGTCATCGCCGGTGCCCGCGCCGCCGCCATCGCCGCCGGCTACACGCTCCTCGTCGTCTCGTCCGAGGGCGACTACGGCGCCGAGCACCGCGCGGTCGCCATGCTCCGCGGCAAGGACGTCGACGGCATCATCGCCACGCCGGTGCTCGACGAGCACGCCGACCTCTCGCACTTCTTCGAGCTGAAGCGGCGCAACGTGCCGTTCGTCCTCCTCGAGGCGGTGCGCGGCGTGCGCGCGAGCATCGTCGACGTCGACAACGTCGAGGGGTCGCGCCGCGCCGTCGAGCACCTGTTCGCGTTAGGCCACGCGCGCGTCGTCCACCTCGCCGGCCCCGCGTACTCCGCGCACTCCGAGGAGCGCGTCGCGGGCGTGCACCGCGCGTTCAGCTCGTCGCACCTCGCGTTCACCGACGACGTCATCGTCCCCGCCGGCGCGCACCTCGCCGACGGCTACCGCGCCGGCCTCGCGCTGTTCGGCGACGACGCGCGGCCGCGTCCCACCGGCGTCACCTGCTACAACGACCTCGTCGCCATCGGGCTCTGTCGCGCGCTGCGCGAGCTCGGGCTGCGCGTGCCGGAGGACGTCTCGGTGGTCGGCTACGACGACGTGCCGCTGTGCGAGTACCTCGCCGTGCCGCTCACGTCGCTGCACGTCCCGAAGCACGAGATGGGCGACCGCGCCGCGCGCATGCTCATCCGACAGATCGAGTCGCAGCAGCAGCTCGCGCCCGAGAAGGTCTACCTCGACGCGGAGCTCGTCGTGCGCGGCTCCACGGCGGCGCCGGCGGCCGCGCTTCCCGCCGCCCTTCCACGTCCCCGCCGCGGCACCGCGGCGCGGGCCTGA
- a CDS encoding UDP-glucose--hexose-1-phosphate uridylyltransferase, with product MTDLAALAEHPHRRRNALSGEWVLVSPHRNQRPWQGQVEKHAQSHRPAYDPTCYLCPGNARAGGAENPTYTSTFVFDNDFAALRPGPAPDAEPPSDADLFVASPEPGRCRVICFSPRHDLTLPDMALPAIRGVVDTWAEQYALLGSDPAIGHVQIFENKGEIMGCSNPHPHGQIWAQASLPLHVAREHERQRAHHDRHGRTLLADYLAEELRRDERIVVANDAFVVVVPWWAVWPFETLVVARRPVAHLGELTDAERDGLADIVQRVTRRYDNLFDVSFPYSAGIHQAPTDGQAHPEWHLHLHFFPPLLRSATVRKFLVGYEMLGEPQRDLTAETAAARLRALPETPLADKAEPLP from the coding sequence GTGACCGACCTCGCTGCCCTCGCCGAGCACCCGCACCGCCGCCGCAACGCCCTGAGCGGCGAGTGGGTGCTCGTCTCGCCGCATCGCAACCAGCGGCCGTGGCAGGGACAGGTCGAGAAGCACGCGCAGTCGCACCGCCCGGCGTACGACCCGACCTGCTACCTGTGCCCCGGCAACGCGCGCGCGGGCGGCGCGGAGAACCCGACGTACACGAGCACGTTCGTCTTCGACAACGACTTCGCCGCGCTGCGCCCGGGCCCCGCGCCCGACGCCGAGCCGCCGAGCGACGCGGATCTGTTCGTCGCGTCGCCCGAGCCGGGACGCTGCCGCGTGATCTGCTTCTCGCCGCGCCACGACCTCACGCTCCCCGACATGGCGCTGCCGGCGATCCGCGGCGTCGTCGACACGTGGGCCGAGCAGTACGCGCTGTTAGGCAGCGACCCGGCCATCGGCCACGTGCAGATCTTCGAGAACAAGGGCGAGATCATGGGGTGCAGCAACCCGCACCCGCACGGGCAGATCTGGGCGCAGGCGTCGCTGCCGCTGCACGTTGCGCGCGAGCACGAGCGGCAGCGCGCGCACCACGACCGCCACGGCCGCACGCTGCTCGCGGACTATCTCGCCGAGGAGCTGCGCCGCGACGAGCGCATCGTCGTCGCGAACGACGCGTTCGTCGTCGTCGTGCCGTGGTGGGCGGTGTGGCCGTTCGAGACGCTCGTCGTCGCGCGCCGTCCCGTCGCGCACCTCGGCGAGCTCACCGACGCCGAGCGCGACGGGCTGGCCGACATCGTGCAGCGGGTCACGCGGCGCTACGACAACCTGTTCGACGTGTCGTTCCCGTACTCCGCCGGCATCCACCAGGCGCCGACCGACGGCCAGGCGCATCCGGAGTGGCACCTGCACCTGCACTTCTTCCCGCCGCTGCTGCGCTCCGCGACCGTGCGCAAGTTCCTCGTCGGCTACGAGATGCTCGGCGAGCCGCAGCGCGACCTCACGGCGGAGACCGCGGCGGCGCGGCTCCGTGCGCTCCCCGAGACGCCGCTCGCCGACAAGGCCGAACCGCTCCCGTAA
- the galK gene encoding galactokinase, translating to MPNESADPRARVVDAFATHFDHAPPLLARAPGRVNLIGEHTDYNDGFVLPVAIDRACWIAFQPRDDALLGLESLDTESAAAIELAHLPAQREGSWVDYAVGVAWALGEAGLAPRRGLEGMMSGDVPQGAGLSSSAALELAVARALAATSELPWDPARMALIAQRAENAFVGVKSGIMDQMISASGRAGHALLLDCRTLETRHVPVPPGAAVVVLDTATRRELVTSAYNERRAQCERAAAFFGVKALRDVDVATFEAREAELDDVTRRRARHVVTENARTLAAADALARGDLAEMGRLMDASHASLRDDFEVSRRELDAIVEIARAQAGCWGARMTGAGFGGCAVALGEAGRAETIAAEVARRYEAEVGLKPAVYVCTPSDGASLERV from the coding sequence GTGCCTAACGAATCCGCAGACCCGCGCGCGCGCGTCGTCGACGCGTTCGCGACGCACTTCGACCACGCGCCGCCGCTGCTCGCCCGCGCGCCCGGTCGCGTGAACCTCATCGGCGAGCACACCGACTACAACGACGGGTTCGTGCTCCCCGTGGCGATCGACCGCGCGTGCTGGATCGCGTTCCAGCCGCGCGACGACGCGCTCCTCGGCCTCGAGTCGCTCGACACGGAGAGCGCGGCGGCCATCGAGCTCGCGCATCTCCCGGCGCAGCGCGAGGGCTCGTGGGTGGACTACGCCGTCGGCGTGGCGTGGGCGCTTGGCGAGGCGGGGCTCGCGCCGCGGCGCGGGCTCGAGGGGATGATGTCGGGCGACGTGCCCCAGGGCGCGGGGCTCTCGTCGAGCGCGGCGCTGGAGCTGGCGGTCGCGCGCGCGCTCGCCGCGACGTCGGAGCTGCCGTGGGATCCCGCGCGCATGGCGCTCATCGCGCAGCGCGCCGAGAACGCGTTCGTCGGCGTGAAGAGCGGCATCATGGACCAGATGATCTCCGCGTCCGGCCGCGCCGGCCACGCGCTGCTGCTCGACTGCCGCACGCTGGAGACGCGCCACGTGCCCGTGCCGCCGGGCGCCGCGGTGGTCGTGCTCGACACCGCGACCCGGCGCGAGCTCGTGACGTCGGCGTACAACGAGCGCCGCGCGCAGTGCGAGCGGGCCGCCGCGTTCTTCGGTGTGAAGGCGCTGCGCGACGTCGACGTCGCGACGTTCGAGGCCCGCGAGGCGGAGCTGGACGACGTCACGCGGCGGCGCGCGCGCCACGTCGTCACCGAGAACGCGCGCACCCTCGCCGCCGCCGACGCACTGGCGCGCGGCGACCTCGCCGAGATGGGACGCCTCATGGACGCGAGCCACGCGAGCCTGCGCGACGACTTCGAGGTGAGTCGCCGCGAGCTCGACGCGATCGTGGAGATCGCGCGCGCGCAAGCCGGCTGCTGGGGCGCGCGCATGACCGGCGCCGGCTTCGGCGGGTGCGCCGTCGCGCTCGGCGAGGCCGGTCGGGCCGAGACGATCGCGGCCGAGGTGGCACGGCGGTACGAGGCGGAAGTGGGATTGAAGCCCGCCGTCTACGTCTGCACGCCGTCCGACGGGGCGAGCCTGGAGCGGGTCTAG
- a CDS encoding HNH endonuclease, giving the protein MPRPAAIRRNVPRHMLARSPRRGFRRPREMAELFAKRALKAAALRDCGRRCVYCAAALCIESATLDHVYPRAKGGPDVAGNVVAACGPCNRMKADMLPLEFFLRNPWAGQNFVRYARTVHRALKRSAKRAVSLAYAA; this is encoded by the coding sequence ATGCCCCGACCCGCCGCGATCCGCCGCAACGTTCCTCGCCACATGCTCGCCCGCTCGCCGCGCCGCGGCTTCCGTCGGCCGCGCGAGATGGCCGAATTGTTCGCCAAACGCGCCTTGAAGGCCGCCGCGCTGCGCGACTGCGGCCGGCGCTGCGTCTACTGCGCGGCCGCGCTGTGCATCGAGTCGGCGACGCTCGACCACGTGTACCCGCGCGCGAAGGGCGGGCCGGACGTCGCCGGCAACGTCGTCGCCGCGTGCGGACCGTGCAACCGCATGAAGGCCGACATGCTCCCGCTCGAGTTCTTCCTGCGCAATCCATGGGCGGGGCAGAACTTCGTCCGGTACGCGCGCACCGTGCATCGCGCGCTGAAGCGGAGCGCCAAGCGGGCGGTGAGCCTCGCGTACGCCGCGTGA
- a CDS encoding HIT family protein: MSKTPPHCPFCDLIHGAAEVSVCYEDADALAFMDIQPVNDGHVLVVPREHYERLEDVPRDVGRHLYDVTLQLIPAIQRVTGLHDLNIVVNSGSAAGQDVFHYHIHIIPRRAGDGFDVPLPFGGSEMPDRLRLEAIAARIIADLRDPMRESLRPEPPRRRVTDSAGV, from the coding sequence ATGTCGAAGACACCCCCGCACTGTCCGTTCTGCGATCTCATCCACGGCGCGGCGGAGGTCTCCGTCTGCTACGAGGACGCCGACGCGCTCGCGTTCATGGACATCCAGCCGGTGAACGACGGGCACGTGCTGGTGGTGCCGCGCGAGCACTACGAGCGCCTCGAGGACGTGCCGCGCGACGTGGGGCGGCACCTCTACGACGTGACGCTCCAGCTCATCCCGGCGATCCAGCGCGTCACGGGGCTGCACGACCTGAACATCGTCGTCAACAGCGGCTCGGCCGCGGGGCAGGACGTGTTCCACTATCACATCCACATCATCCCGCGGCGCGCCGGCGACGGCTTCGACGTGCCGCTGCCGTTCGGCGGCTCGGAGATGCCGGACCGTCTGCGGCTCGAGGCGATCGCCGCGCGCATCATCGCCGACCTGCGCGATCCGATGCGCGAGTCGCTGCGCCCCGAGCCGCCGCGCCGCCGCGTCACCGACTCCGCCGGGGTTTGA
- a CDS encoding zinc-dependent metalloprotease, producing MPKRLAFLSFLVAASAAAQPAPFGGKTAGYERLDGFLPVYTDARTGKLLLELPADSMRALLTTALATGLGSNPVGLDRGASGDSYVVRFDRNGERVLVVLENWNYRSSDTANAAHQRSVAEAFPSSTIASLPLLGTEGGRLLVDATDLFVRDWMDVSRTLERTQQGSYSVARDRSGINRALTRNFPTNTEVDVALTFATGGRPGGIVSAVVPDGSAFTLREHVSLLPLRTGYRPRESDPRVGYFGISFRDYAQPIQRPLVQEWIARHRLERVNPNDPNSPIKNPIVYYVDPGIPEPIRTATMQGVKWWEQVFAQAGLAGGFRVEWLPAGVDPMDARYNVVQWENRNERGWSVGGSIVDPRTGEILKGMARLDSHRARTDYNLYAGLKGADAAAADTAFVLARVRQVSAHETGHTLGLSHNYIASTYERASVMDYPPPRVTVDGRGDIDISAAYAPGPGPYDVWAIRWGYGIFPPAQEQDSLRAIVAEGLRKGYLYLSDIDARPDYASDPRTVLWDDAATAEEFFRREQAVRRVAMARFGERAVRPGDPLALLQERFAPVYFMHRFAINALSRALGGMEYANAVRGDAQQATRPIDAARQRAALGMLAAALAPSELNIPDTVRTLLGPNANAVTPDVELFRTRTRPTFDALGAARTLAQMIVDATLQRERAARLVQQRVFDPRQLSLAETIDALARAVRWPGTSAESEPERDAALRRVAQRALFDRLLTLASDSDASPEVRAMADLKIAALGASARRAADGVGPVESRAHFLQLAGDADRWLTRREVPHPSPALVAPPGDPFGEP from the coding sequence ATGCCCAAGCGACTCGCTTTCCTCTCGTTCCTCGTCGCCGCCTCGGCTGCCGCGCAGCCCGCGCCGTTCGGCGGCAAGACCGCCGGCTACGAGCGGCTCGACGGCTTTCTCCCCGTCTACACCGACGCGCGCACGGGCAAGCTGCTGCTCGAGCTCCCGGCCGACTCCATGCGCGCGCTGCTCACCACCGCGCTCGCCACGGGCCTCGGATCGAACCCGGTGGGGCTCGATCGCGGCGCGAGCGGCGACAGCTACGTCGTGCGCTTCGACCGCAACGGCGAGCGCGTGCTCGTCGTGCTGGAGAACTGGAACTACCGCTCGTCCGACACGGCGAACGCCGCGCACCAGCGTAGCGTCGCCGAAGCGTTCCCGTCGAGCACGATCGCGTCGCTGCCGCTGTTAGGCACCGAGGGGGGCCGGCTGCTCGTCGATGCCACGGACCTGTTCGTGCGCGACTGGATGGACGTCTCGCGCACGCTCGAGCGCACGCAGCAGGGGAGCTACTCGGTGGCGCGCGACCGCTCGGGGATCAACCGCGCGCTCACGCGCAACTTCCCGACGAACACCGAGGTCGACGTCGCGCTCACGTTCGCGACCGGCGGACGCCCGGGCGGCATCGTGAGCGCGGTGGTGCCCGACGGCTCGGCGTTCACGCTGCGCGAGCACGTCTCGCTGCTGCCGCTCCGAACGGGCTACCGGCCGCGCGAGTCCGACCCGCGCGTCGGCTACTTCGGCATCTCGTTCCGCGACTACGCGCAGCCGATCCAGCGCCCGCTCGTGCAGGAGTGGATCGCGCGCCATCGGCTCGAGCGCGTGAACCCGAACGATCCCAACAGCCCGATCAAGAACCCGATCGTCTACTACGTCGATCCCGGCATCCCGGAGCCGATCCGGACGGCGACGATGCAGGGCGTGAAGTGGTGGGAGCAGGTGTTCGCGCAGGCCGGCCTCGCCGGCGGCTTCCGCGTCGAGTGGCTGCCGGCGGGCGTCGACCCGATGGACGCGCGCTACAACGTGGTGCAGTGGGAGAACCGCAACGAGCGTGGCTGGTCGGTCGGCGGCTCCATCGTCGATCCGCGCACGGGCGAGATCCTGAAGGGGATGGCGCGCCTCGACTCGCACCGCGCGCGCACCGACTACAACCTCTACGCGGGGCTCAAGGGGGCCGACGCCGCGGCGGCCGACACGGCGTTCGTGCTCGCGCGCGTGCGGCAGGTGAGCGCGCACGAGACGGGGCACACGTTAGGCCTGTCGCACAACTACATCGCGTCGACGTACGAGCGCGCATCGGTGATGGACTACCCGCCGCCCCGGGTCACCGTCGACGGCCGCGGCGACATCGACATCTCCGCCGCGTACGCGCCGGGGCCCGGGCCGTACGACGTGTGGGCGATCCGCTGGGGCTACGGCATCTTCCCGCCCGCGCAGGAGCAGGATTCGCTGCGCGCGATCGTGGCCGAGGGGCTCCGGAAGGGATACCTGTACCTGAGCGACATCGACGCGCGCCCGGACTACGCGAGCGACCCGCGCACCGTGCTGTGGGACGATGCGGCGACCGCGGAGGAGTTCTTCCGGCGCGAGCAGGCGGTGCGGCGCGTGGCGATGGCGCGGTTCGGCGAGCGCGCGGTGCGACCGGGCGATCCGCTCGCGCTGCTGCAGGAGCGGTTCGCGCCCGTGTACTTCATGCACCGCTTCGCGATCAACGCGCTGTCGCGCGCGCTCGGCGGCATGGAGTACGCGAACGCGGTGCGCGGCGACGCGCAGCAGGCCACGCGGCCGATCGATGCGGCGCGTCAGCGTGCGGCGCTCGGCATGCTCGCCGCCGCGCTCGCCCCGTCGGAGCTGAACATCCCCGACACGGTGCGCACGCTGCTCGGGCCCAACGCGAACGCGGTGACGCCCGACGTGGAGCTGTTCCGCACGCGCACGCGCCCCACGTTCGACGCGCTCGGCGCCGCGCGCACGCTCGCGCAGATGATCGTCGATGCGACCCTTCAACGCGAGCGCGCGGCGCGCCTCGTCCAGCAGCGCGTGTTCGACCCGCGGCAATTGTCGCTCGCCGAGACGATCGACGCGCTCGCGCGCGCCGTGCGGTGGCCGGGCACGAGCGCCGAATCGGAGCCGGAGCGGGACGCCGCGCTGCGCCGCGTGGCCCAGCGCGCGCTGTTCGATCGTCTGCTCACGCTCGCGTCGGACTCCGACGCGTCGCCCGAGGTGCGCGCGATGGCGGACCTCAAGATCGCCGCGCTCGGCGCGAGCGCGCGTCGCGCCGCGGACGGCGTGGGGCCGGTGGAGAGCCGCGCGCACTTCCTGCAGCTCGCCGGCGACGCCGACCGGTGGCTCACGCGGCGCGAGGTGCCGCATCCGTCGCCGGCGCTCGTCGCGCCGCCGGGAGATCCGTTCGGCGAGCCGTGA